One part of the Mariniblastus fucicola genome encodes these proteins:
- a CDS encoding RNA polymerase sigma factor: MNLPLDNLNDDQLIAQTIAGEQEAFGQLIRKYQPRLYNAMVHFLRNPAEAEDVVQDAFVLALTKLESFKGNSQFYTWLYRIAHNAAISKLRKKRPTMSLDYGTGEEQSPGFAIPDDGERPGERMEKDEQIQCLMDAMERLSDEHRSILILREMEGMDYEAIAGVLQLPVGTVRSRLHRARSCLREMMETIENAS, from the coding sequence ATGAACCTTCCGCTCGACAATCTGAACGACGATCAACTGATCGCCCAAACGATCGCTGGCGAGCAGGAAGCGTTCGGACAGCTGATCCGCAAATATCAGCCTCGGCTTTACAACGCGATGGTGCATTTTTTGCGCAATCCAGCCGAAGCCGAGGATGTGGTTCAGGACGCGTTTGTGCTGGCGTTAACCAAGCTTGAATCATTCAAGGGAAACAGTCAGTTTTATACCTGGTTGTATCGCATTGCTCATAACGCGGCGATTTCGAAACTGAGGAAGAAACGACCGACGATGTCGCTGGATTATGGAACCGGCGAGGAACAGTCGCCAGGATTTGCGATTCCGGATGACGGAGAGCGGCCTGGCGAGAGAATGGAAAAGGACGAGCAGATTCAGTGTCTGATGGATGCAATGGAGCGTCTGTCGGATGAGCATCGGAGCATTCTGATTCTGCGAGAAATGGAAGGCATGGATTACGAGGCCATCGCAGGCGTTTTGCAACTGCCTGTGGGAACCGTTCGCAGCCGACTGCATCGCGCGAGAAGTTGCTTGCGCGAGATGATGGAAACGATAGAGAACGCTTCGTAG